In Alkalihalobacillus sp. FSL W8-0930, a single window of DNA contains:
- a CDS encoding aspartate/glutamate racemase family protein: MKTIGLIGGLSWESTAIYYKFINEYVKEELGGLHSAKIVLHSFDFQEIVNLQKLGHWDTATEKMIEAAQALERAGADSIVICTNTMHLMADAVQEAVSIPLIHIVDAVAASIKKANIQKVGLLGTAFTMEKSFYKDRLAMQGIECIVPCEVGRETAHTIIFSELCRGEIREDSKQRYQQLINELAANGAEGVILGCTEIPLLIKQEDSILPVFDSTTLHAEAAIKAALNELPV; encoded by the coding sequence ATGAAGACAATTGGATTAATTGGCGGCCTTAGCTGGGAATCAACGGCCATTTATTATAAATTCATTAATGAATATGTAAAAGAAGAATTAGGTGGACTTCATTCCGCAAAAATTGTTTTACACTCGTTTGATTTTCAAGAAATCGTTAATTTACAGAAGCTTGGACATTGGGACACGGCTACTGAAAAAATGATTGAAGCTGCTCAAGCGTTAGAGCGAGCTGGAGCCGATTCGATTGTGATCTGTACAAACACTATGCATTTGATGGCAGATGCGGTTCAAGAAGCGGTTTCCATCCCACTTATTCACATAGTAGATGCTGTAGCGGCTTCCATAAAAAAAGCGAACATCCAAAAGGTCGGTTTACTCGGAACTGCTTTTACAATGGAGAAGTCATTTTACAAAGATCGACTAGCTATGCAAGGGATTGAATGCATTGTGCCTTGTGAAGTGGGTCGCGAAACAGCTCACACGATTATTTTTAGTGAGCTATGTCGTGGAGAGATACGAGAAGATTCCAAACAAAGATATCAACAGCTTATTAACGAGTTAGCAGCAAATGGTGCCGAAGGAGTCATCTTAGGATGTACTGAAATTCCTCTGCTCATTAAACAAGAAGACTCTATCCTGCCTGTTTTCGACTCCACAACCTTACACGCAGAAGCAGCCATTAAAGCCGCTTTAAACGAGCTCCCTGTGTAA
- a CDS encoding YdhK family protein encodes MTSLRKQLKIVVMLGLLLLTACNEDGTIADPHANSNNSTAHEDMNHSSSTGVVPENLKTENNPTFPTGSEAIIQTNHMESMDQAEAVISGAYQTTAYSVSYKPTTEGETVWNHKWVVHEELKDAGDSPLEPGSKVILNADHMKGMKGAEATIETAKDTTVYMVDFVPTNGDDEVMNHKWVIEDELTAR; translated from the coding sequence GTGACATCTTTGAGAAAACAATTGAAAATAGTCGTGATGCTAGGGCTGCTTCTTTTAACAGCCTGTAACGAGGATGGAACCATTGCTGATCCTCATGCAAACTCAAACAACTCTACAGCACATGAAGATATGAATCATTCGAGTTCCACGGGCGTTGTACCTGAGAACCTGAAAACGGAAAATAACCCCACCTTCCCAACTGGAAGTGAGGCAATTATCCAAACAAATCATATGGAATCAATGGATCAGGCAGAAGCTGTGATCTCTGGTGCCTATCAAACCACTGCTTACTCAGTCTCTTATAAACCGACTACTGAAGGTGAAACGGTCTGGAACCATAAGTGGGTTGTCCATGAAGAATTGAAGGATGCGGGAGACTCCCCACTTGAACCTGGTTCAAAGGTAATCTTAAACGCCGATCATATGAAGGGAATGAAAGGTGCCGAGGCAACCATTGAAACAGCGAAGGATACAACTGTTTATATGGTGGACTTCGTTCCTACAAACGGTGATGATGAAGTGATGAATCACAAATGGGTCATTGAAGACGAATTGACTGCGCGATAA
- a CDS encoding PLP-dependent aminotransferase family protein, producing MLWFPIDRKSDVLLVQQVYKQIRNLILTEQLGEGVRLPSTRELADSIGVSRNTVTEAYDQLILEGYVFVKPRSGTYVAKGVVLKASENAKREENLTKWLETEQQDDDVIDFRASHPAMDHFPRKIWGRLAKEVCYDSHDDLFGYRSPLGDETLRRVLTTYLARTRGVSCHPEQIVITAGATQGLSLITQLLMKEGEYVAVEDPVTDEMRTIFVKAGATVEPIKADRNGIQPTELPTSRKPSFVFVIPSHQFPLGAILPIQRRIQLVEYVRKMDSYIVEDDYDSEFTYEGTAVYSMQGLDPERVIYVGTFSKILSPALRIGYVILPKHLITRFKELKWFSDRHTATLEQQVMARFIEEGHLDQHVRRMKRIYEKRRRALVAALRNTFKTLEIIGQAAGMHAVVEWKNLVVDESFVAHCKHHGVVVYPVEFYAMKKGHHTRQMVLGYGSLTEEDIQEGVRRLSEAVRSYQAK from the coding sequence TTGCTTTGGTTTCCAATTGATCGAAAGTCAGATGTGCTGCTGGTGCAGCAAGTATATAAACAAATTAGGAACCTGATATTAACAGAGCAGTTGGGTGAGGGTGTGAGGCTCCCATCTACGCGAGAGCTGGCTGATTCAATTGGAGTTTCTAGAAACACCGTAACAGAGGCATATGACCAGCTTATTTTAGAAGGATATGTCTTTGTTAAACCTCGTTCTGGCACATATGTGGCGAAGGGGGTTGTGCTCAAGGCTTCTGAAAACGCGAAACGAGAAGAAAATCTAACCAAATGGCTTGAAACAGAGCAACAGGACGACGATGTCATTGATTTTAGAGCGAGCCATCCTGCGATGGACCATTTTCCGAGGAAGATATGGGGGAGACTAGCCAAAGAGGTTTGTTATGATTCCCACGATGATTTGTTTGGCTATCGCTCGCCACTTGGGGATGAGACGTTACGTAGGGTTCTTACTACGTATTTAGCAAGAACAAGAGGCGTGTCATGTCATCCGGAGCAAATTGTGATTACTGCAGGCGCCACTCAAGGGTTGTCGCTCATTACTCAGCTTTTAATGAAAGAAGGAGAGTACGTAGCAGTAGAGGATCCAGTGACAGATGAAATGCGTACCATCTTTGTGAAGGCGGGAGCAACGGTTGAACCGATAAAAGCCGATCGAAACGGAATTCAGCCAACTGAATTGCCCACTAGTCGTAAGCCGAGCTTTGTCTTTGTTATTCCATCTCATCAATTTCCGCTCGGAGCGATATTGCCCATCCAACGAAGAATTCAATTAGTGGAATACGTACGCAAAATGGATTCCTACATCGTAGAAGATGACTATGATAGTGAGTTTACGTATGAGGGAACGGCGGTATATTCGATGCAGGGACTCGATCCCGAGCGCGTCATTTATGTAGGAACGTTTAGTAAAATTCTATCTCCGGCACTGCGCATCGGCTATGTGATTTTACCAAAACATCTTATCACTCGCTTTAAGGAGCTTAAGTGGTTCTCTGATCGGCACACAGCTACACTCGAGCAGCAGGTGATGGCCAGATTTATTGAAGAGGGGCATCTTGATCAACATGTCAGGCGTATGAAACGAATATATGAAAAGCGTCGCAGAGCACTCGTTGCGGCTCTTAGGAATACATTCAAAACGCTTGAAATCATTGGACAGGCTGCAGGAATGCATGCTGTAGTTGAGTGGAAGAACCTTGTGGTAGATGAGTCTTTTGTGGCTCACTGCAAGCATCATGGAGTTGTCGTCTATCCGGTGGAGTTTTATGCCATGAAAAAAGGTCATCATACAAGACAGATGGTGTTAGGGTATGGCAGTTTAACTGAAGAAGACATACAAGAAGGAGTCAGACGATTATCTGAGGCCGTTAGGAGTTATCAAGCAAAATAA